One window of the Rhipicephalus sanguineus isolate Rsan-2018 chromosome 4, BIME_Rsan_1.4, whole genome shotgun sequence genome contains the following:
- the LOC119391820 gene encoding uncharacterized protein LOC119391820: MDKLKAKRTSRRSLNSRIINEASALLRNDSATHEQLDSIYERLKTNNDELNKINNELESVITDEDFQSEYETILEYEDNATRILAELISRRNRISSTPAEEGSGSGPATNVITTPSERTGAKLPKLTIAPFSGDVCKWTDFWEQFLQIVHNNVTLTTTEKFQYLRQFLKGDAASAVAGLPTTEACYKDAVDLLQKRFGDKTRQEQEYFARLRQLTPVRASGDTRALRQLYDHVLVNIRGLGVQRSSFSSMLCDVILRALPRDVVVLYHRTCAAQAENDAADNAGLDGLLKLLSVELESLEKSDYKDSSGRDSGAQHVATKPARSRPWKQPTSSVLHTKSTRDYQHYNEMCAFCSSKQHSTEACPTDMSLTQKKQVLSSDKR, translated from the coding sequence ATGGACAAGCTCAAGGCGAAGCGCACTTCACGACGATCTTTGAACAGCCGGATCATCAATGAGGCAAGTGCCCTACTTCGCAACGACTCCGCAACGCATGAGCAGCTCGATTCCATCTATGAGAGGCTCAAAACGAACAACGATGAGTTGAACAAGATCAACAACGAATTAGAGAGCGTCATCACGGACGAGGACTTCCAATCCGAGTACGAAACAATTTTAGAGTATGAAGACAACGCGACGCGCATTCTCGCCGAGCTCATAAGCCGTCGGAACCGCATTTCAAGCACACCAGCAGAAGAGGGATCGGGGTCGGGGCCGGCTACAAATGTGATCACTACACCATCAGAGAGGACGGGGGCCAAGCTGCCGAAGCTCACGATCGCGCCCTTTTCTGGGGATGTGTGTAAATGGACGGACTTCTGGGAGCAGTTTCTCCAAATTGTCCACAACAACGTCACCCTGACTACGACGGAGAAATTCCAATATCTGCGACAGTTTTTAAAAGGAGACGCTGCCTCAGCGGTGGCCGGTCTTCCAACGACTGAAGCATGCTATAAGGACGCTGTAGACCTACTACAGAAGCGCTTCGGGGACAAGACCCGCCAAGAGCAGGAATACTTTGCAAGATTGCGTCAGCTGACTCCTGTTCGAGCATCTGGTGATACAAGAGCCCTCCGACAACTCTACGACCACGTGCTCGTGAACATCCGAGGACTGGGTGTGCAGCGGTCTTCATTTTCGTCGATGCTCTGCGACGTCATACTTAGGGCATTACCCCGAGACGTCGTGGTCCTGTATCACCGTACCTGTGCCGCACAAGCTGAGAATGATGCCGCGGACAACGCAGGGCTGGACGGTCTACTGAAGCTCCTTTCGGTCGAACTGGAGAGTTTGGAAAAAAGCGACTATAAGGATAGCAGCGGACGAGACAGCGGGGCTCAACATGTGGCGACCAAGCCAGCCCGTAGTCGGCCTTGGAAGCAGCCTACGTCATCTGTTCTCCATACGAAATCGACTCGTGATTATCAGCACTACAACGAGATGTGTGCGTTCTGTTCATCCAAGCAGCACTCCACGGAAGCGTGTCCCACCGACATGTCCCTGACGCAAAAGAAGCAAGTGCTGTCGAGTGACAAAAGGTGA